Within the Naumovozyma castellii chromosome 1, complete genome genome, the region TGATTCTCCTTGGGGAAGAAACTGCTTTTATTAAACAATCGAAGGGACATGGTTCTGGGTTTATATAACTGCTTCCCTTTCATCTTCATAGCATCTTCAAAACTTATGCCCTTCTTCTCACACCTCATGACATGCAACCCCATGGTAATCTGCTTAATGACATCGTCCACATGTCTTAGCCTTTCCCTTTGACGAGCCTTCTGTGGAGCGGACAACCTCCATGGAATCTTCCATAGTAGACCACCTAATGTGGGGCTTGTTGCTTTGAATGGACCGAACATcgcttcttcttcttctgttgtTGGAACAATTGTCTACTAGAACGAAAGTGGAAGTGttcttttgtttccttATATCGCTTTCACgttaaatttcaattccgAGATCTAAAATAACGTTAGTGAATATTAACGTGAAGGGGTAGCTCTCCAGCAACAATTGGACACAGAAAAATGGAACAACCACAGATGCAACAAAGTATAAAGCACAACTCACCACTACCAATCTGGGCTTTGACCCCAGGTGAGGAAAAGAAAGCAAGGAAGAACTTGAAAACTATGGCTTACGGCAAATGCGGAGAATATATAAAGGCTCTAGCTGACTGTGCTAAAGAAAATGGGATCAAGGTGTTCCCCACTTGCGATCCTCAACGTATAAAAATGAAGGACTGTTTACTGTTTTATCAAACAGACCCTAAGTTTCTCGACGAGGAGAGAGATAAGGtcattttggaaaagataaaCAGCCTTGAGAAAAGGTTGAAAGAGagtaaattgaataataaataaaggAAGAATTGTGTGGTAAAGACATTTGAAAGAAGTTTGGTATGcgaaaatattatatatttatatatatatatatgtatatatattcgACAAGAGATGCTATAGTGTGATGTATATAAACTAAAACAACTCTAATAAATCCTGTGTATTTGACGATAGTTTTGGATTATTTTGACTTTGTGTATTTGAGGAGTCAGATCGTATGTTCAAGTTGGACACTCCATTGTTGATCTCACTTGTTGTTGGGGCAGTCCCAAAATCGaataaatcatccaaatcTGCCAGGTGGCTATTACCATTTGAAGTGGAATTCATTTCTatgtcatcatcatcatctccTTCCCCATtgtcgtcatcatcatcaaaatctAATAGAACATCATTATTACCCTTACTTTCTATTTCATTCTTGGCTAAGTCCTGTAATTCGTCGATGTGTTTCCCTTTGACTATGTTTTGGTACGTTATAgtccttcttcttctgtcAGATTGTggtttgaaatatattgaacTTATGGTACCAAGTTCTAGAAGCAATTTTTCTAACAATTCAGGTGAAAATTTATCTAAggtattttcaatttgaggTGGAATTGTCTTACAAAGATCATTGACTAATTGTTCTGAATTATCCATGGATAAACATCTCCAATACATCATCGCCATATCTCTGACGTCTAATTCATTTGTTTCCTGTGTAGCTAACTCCAAGACATGCTGTAACATAGTTCCTGGTAACTTCGAATGTAATTTAACCACTGTAATTAGGATGGACATTTGAGTTAAagattcttcttgtttGAACAACTTAACAAAAATATCCATCTTGGCTTGTAGACTGGGGAAAAATTGAGGGTATTGACCCATTAACCAAACATAATTACATTTAGCACTATCGGTACGTAATATAGCGTCAGGTTCGCTCcatgaatttaataaagaacaaACCTGTTCTGCTAATTTCTCATTGGATGGGCTATGTCTCAGCAAATTACACATAGAGATGCAGCAATCATCTTTAATAGAATCCTGGTCTCTTTCTACCAATTCTAGTAGTGTATCCAATATCTTCTGAACAAATCTTTCATCCGAATATTTAATACCCAGTTGTGCCAACCCCTGGATTGCACGAGAAACAAATTCTGGTTCGAACTCCATTGAATACTCTTTCATTTCTGTCAATAAAAGTGCACACTGTTTCAAATTTGTTGGATCCACTAGCCTCACCAAAATATCAATCTTTTCTACTTTAACATAAAGTGGatcattgaatttgatataaAAGATTCTTAATTCCTTCGATAATATTTCTGGGTATTTCTCAAGGATAATTctaatattcttcaaagcCACGTATTGCATTTCAGATGGACTAGACATTAATGATACTAATGCAGAggataatttcttcatggTTAGCCCATTAGCACTAATTTCAACTTCAGGtaaatttttgataataacTTTGATCGTAGCTAAAACAACAGCGGGATTTACATGTTGTAAATGGGCAGTAACACGATCAATAATGTCTTGTGCCTCTAGAGAATCTTTAGCGGAATATTCAGATAAGGCGCCCAAAATTGTTATTCTTGCCCATTCGGTACATTCATTTAATGCCATAAGGAATTGCGAAACATGAGATTGAATCAACGTTTTTAAATCGATGACGTTTGGGTCCatatcatttatttcaGATAAACTTGCTGTTGCGTTGGCGACAACCATGGGATTGGAATCATCCAACGCAGATTgtaaatcttccaatacGCCTAGTTCTATACAAAGGTCTTTATTCAACTGAAACAATTTGGCCACACATATGACAGCAGTCTTTCTGACGTAAGGATTGTCATCCTGTAATGTACGGCGTAAAGGTGTCTCAATgtattccaatattttgtcTACTCTAATCATTGACATGGTTCTTATAGCCATACAACGTATCAATGGGTTGGGATCTTGTGCATCTGTAACAAATGTGTTCACCGCAAGGATACATAGTTCGGGATGAGTTTCTGCATAGTTCATAACATACAAGTaaaccaattttttttgttcgATATCATTTGTGGCCATATTTTTCAGAATATCAGGAAATAGAGTAGAAACATCTTTATTTAGAGTCATTTGTTGAATAGTTTTCTTGATAGCATCCTTCCGTGTTTGTGGATATTGAGATACAAGACCTGCTCTCAGCTCTGCTAATTCCCCTTTATCTGAGATTTTTGGAGCCACTCTTATAGAGTTTTTTAAAAACTTCTTGATTCGTTTGTCTAATGGAGGCATTTTTGGCAATATGTTGGTAATCTATAAAGTCTAATTGGATCTCTGATATACCACAGGTCGTTCTTTTAATGTCTAGTTGATGTGTCTATTTCTTAGATTCATAATATCAAACCAATTTCATGTGGaaaatccaaaaaaaacaaaaaggTAGGGTAACCTAATTGGTTTTTGTCAAAGCGTAtatagtaataataataataaaagtATTAGATGTTTAGTTCTACCAACTTTATCGGTATATAAATCCCTTCCCAGTAAGCTGTAAAAAATCAagttttatttcaaaaaacaGCATAATTTGCTTTGCAAAAGTGGCAGTGTACGTACCAAATCTGAAGATGAGGGAGACAGGGATTCTATGATAAGAATTAGAACTTTTGCCTTACGTGCTTATAATGCTTCAATAATAtacaaaattattgaacaCAAACCCAGACCAAATTCTGGTAATATTCAAactaatatatttgaacATGATTTTTTTCTCCATTCTTGAAAGGGCAAGAATAAGCTAAAGGTATTATCAACATACCAACTGATCATCAAGTCTTAAAAAGGAATAAACACGTGCCGAAATTTAACAATAGTacctttaatttcattttttctGTAGAATAAATAAGCAGATTATATTTTAGGTGTCTTTAAAAGTGGTTATGTACgtaaaaaatattctcGAACAAACTTCAGTGAACAAAGACATTTGGTGGATTTAAACATAAGCTAAGCCCACTCTAAACCTTTTTCATGATGACCGCAAGAAAGGGGGTAACTATCAGAGGAGAAgctaaaaaaaatattttaatcATGAGAAAAAGCCTATCGCTGAGCATTCGCCATGGGATTATAAAGCTCTGggtttttttttttagaGAAGTTAAAATTACTTGAGATACCTTTAATgttatttatatttaaatttaaattattaatttccttttcgTAACggaaaaaatttaatacaAATAAATTCTAGACataaaataaacaaaaataattccTTCAGTTTCTTTGCCCTTACGCTTCAGATAAGGGCCCCATTAAATAGGGCAAAAGGTATGGGTAAGAGAATTACCTACACCAACTCACACACGTAGAAGGTTACATTCCTGAATGAGATACTAAGAGCTGGTATAAAACATGAACAGCGACCTTGATCTCCCCGTAAAAGGAAAAGGCATTATAATTCTTACTGTAGATAGCCGCCACTATTCTAAAATGGAAATGTTGCCCTACCTTTCAAAACAATATCCTATCAAAAAGTAACTGTATTTCGGAACATTATGAAATGATTCACAAAAGGGGAACAAAGTCAAAGTTTGAACTCAATGGTGCTTCCCAAAAATTAAAGCTTTGTTCAaccttttcaattgaagaatggACCTTCATCAGAAGATAAATAGGTATAATATAGCTGTCTTGATACTTCTTACCCAGTAggaaaattaataaaatgtCCGGatgttttctttaaaaacAGTCCGTGCCTAAATATTCGCAGAATAAGCAACATTTTACAGCGAAAATTACAGAACgtttgttgaaaaatttcaaaggcCCGCAAAAGTTGAccatttcaaaaaaagGCGTCAAGATTTCCATGGCAAACACTCTTCCAATCCGCTGAAAAACTATATAAACTGACGCCTTATCATGTTTCCGTTTCTATTTGGCTTTTCCGCTTATTAATTTAAGtctcaaatttttcaaaagcacaacaacaaatatataaagCAAAAATGTCATCTAACGAAGTTTTAGTTTTGAGAGGTACCTTAGAAGGTCACAACGGATGGGTCACTTCCTTGGCCACCTCTGCTGGTCAACCAAACTTATTGTTGTCCGGTTCCCGTGATAAGACTTTGATCTCCTGGAAGTTGACTGGTGACGACCAAAAGTTCGGTGTCCCAGTTAGATCCTTCAAGGGTCACTCTCACATTGTCCAAGACTGTACCTTGACTCAAGATGGTGCTTACGCTCTATCTGCCTCTTGGGATAAGACTTTGAGACTATGGGATGTTGCCACTGGTGAAACCTACCAAAGATTTGTCGGTCACAAGTCTGATGTTATGTCTGTTGCCATTGATAGAAAGGCATCCATGATTATTTCTGGTTCTCGTGATAAGACTATCAAGGTCTGGACTATCAAGGGTCAATGTTTGGCTACTTTATTGGGTCATAATGACTGGGTTTCCCAAGTTAGAATTGCTCCAACTGATCAAAATGATGACTCTGTAACCGTTATCTCAGCTGGTAACGATAAAATGGTAAAGGTatgtttttttatttttttatttccaataattACGAAaggtttatttattgattctcaatattcattgaaattgttttGGTTCTTTGCGAATTTTATTACATGATGACAACATTTATTTCAGACGGGGCCATCTACCTCGAAAAAAATGAGAATACTAATTAACACCAAGATCTACTCtgatataataaaatttgatAACAACTAAACTATTTCTGGGTATTTTGAGATTTAAGGAAACCTATTTCGAAGAATTCAATTACAATTCGATTACTAACAATTTTACTTTTTCTGTTCCTTTAAAATTAGGCCTGGAATTTGaaccaatttcaaattgaagcCGACTTTGTCGGTCACAATGGTAACGTTAATACTGTTACCGCATCTCCAGATGGTACTTTGATTGCCTCTGCTGGTAAGGATGGTGAAATTATGTTATGGAACTTGGCTGAAAAGAAGGCTATGTACACTTTATCAGCTCAAGACGAAGTCTTCGCCTTGGCTTTCTCTCCAAACAGATACTGGTTGGCTGCCGCCACTGCTTCTGGTATCAAGATCTTCTGTTTGGACCCACAATCTTTGGTGGACGACTTGAGACCAGAATTTGCTGGTTACAACAAGTCTGCTGAACCACATGCCGTGTCTTTGGCTTGGTCTGCTGACGGTCAAACTCTATTCGCTGGTTACACTGATAGTGTCATCAGAGTGTGGCAAGTCATGACCGCCAACTAATTTGGCTAGAATAAGCGCATATTCCTCgataacaataatatataCAAGAACCATATAGACTAAATAAcgataaattcaatgatactacaataattaaaattattattatttacagGCTAGAGTTTTATTCTATATTAGTCAATGTTATTAAATATGCCGTGAAAACGTCCTCACAAACCTTCTGTTTGTCCAATATATTTCATCGCATTCGCATCACCCTTTGCCAATTCTGGTTGTTCCAGTACATCGGCTATGCAATGCCAAGGATCTCGCAATCCTCCCCATTTTAAAACacaatttttaaatttttcaccacCTTCTCTGCTAAATGGATCTTTTGCAAATAATTGATCCCAAACTTTTGATGCAATGGCTCTGTCAAATAAATAACTATAATAACTCGCACCATAACCAAATAAATGACCAAATTTACCGCACCAATTACTCTTATTGTCAACGAGTACTTTTAAATCCTCTTCCAAAGtttgatatattttaaCCACATCGACATGATCAAGAtcttttataatattttcactATAGAGTTCTTGATCTAGCATGGCCATCTTCCCTTGAGAAAAGGTTTCACAGTCTTgtaaaaatttcatctttttaAGATGAGCTTCAATAACATATTCAGATACCCTCTCATTTGTTTCATAATGGAATCCTATTTCGTGTAAAACTCTCTTGTCACGAGCAAAATGTTCCATTAATATACTAGGCAACTCAACAAAATCTGTTGCACATCTTGTCCCGCTAACATTTTGCAATCTTGATCTCCCAAGCATGGAATGCATGGCATGTCCCATTTCATGAAATAACGTTTCAATCTCATTTAGTTGTAAAAGACATATCattttatcatttgatGTCAaagttgatgaaaaattacatACAAGAGAAATAACAGGTAGTTGGAATGCTGTACCATCTGGATTGGTACCAATTTGTATGGTAGAAagatcattttcatcaggATATATTTGTCTCGAGCAACAAACTGTGAAGTGAGCGGGGTTTGATGTCTTCCCAGccctttcaaataaatcacAATACACTACTCCAATCAATCCCTCTGTTTCGGATATTACGTTTAGTCTTCTTACCTCGGGCGACCATGTCTCACCCTCTTCTGGAACCACGGCTTCCAAACGGATACCATAAATCCTCTGGAATATGTGCGACAAACCCTTCATTATGTTCCCCATAGTAAAATACATATttattggatgattttCATAAAGATTAACGTCTTTTGCTTTTGAATGAATTGTTGTGTAGTATTCACGATCCCATGGCGATATCAAATCTAAGATTGCAGTTGTGCTATCACTTGTTGGAATATTTAACTCTTTGCACTTGAGATCGGCcataaatttcaattcttggGCAGCTTTTGGTCTCATGTAATCCATCAAAgttttaatgaaatcacGAACATTTTGTGGGGTTTTCGCCATCTTCCCTTCTAATTGATATTTTGCAAAACTACATTTGTTTAAGAGATGTGCCAAGATAGCTCTCAATTTGACCAGATGTGTTAATCTCCTGATTTGATCGTTGGGGCAGCTATGTAATGAGGCCCATACTTTTGCTCTTATTGTTGCATCTGGGCAACTTCTTATTAATGATATGGGAATGTATCCTGATGTTGgaattttataatattttcccGTTATATCCTTAGGTAACTGTTTTAACAACAAACTGTTAACCCCACTTTTATTTAGCTCTGaacatttaatttttaCATGATTGGATTTGATCAAgtcaatattattaataaagtCTTGTCCTGTTAAACTGATTTCTTGTGATAGAGAAATAAATTGTTTCCTTATATTAGGGTCCATATAAATCccagatttttcaaagtcCTCTAATAGCAGCTTTCCAACTTTAATCTCCTCTGGAGTTAATTTGGAGTTAATATTTGGGTCATTCAAAACATGCTTTAAGATATCACATAAAACAACATCCGTATTTAGCACATTCATAAATTCAAACATTTGTTCATGGCAGTCTTGTGCTGCCTTAACAAATGCCTCATCAGGATGAGTTGATCGTATGAACTCACATAGGTCGATGACCCTACAAAGCGTGTCGCTTAGTCTATCCAAATTCATTATGAAACCCATCTCACCTTTGAAGGATCTATCATTTTTCATAGTATCAACCAAAGAGCGTGCCTTTTCTAGTGATTTATTACTGAACTCCTTCAAACCTTTCGGACTTGTCAAATAAGGATTTAGAAATAAACCCTTCTCTTCTGGCAATCTGGTAAACTTTGACAGCAGCTTTTCTTTATAACCTCTTTCTCTTGAGGTTAGATTGTTCCAATAGTCGGCATCGTCAAAGgcttttttcaattgatcttCTGAAGAAAGAGGTTTCCATGGTGGAATGATAGTGGAATAACATGAACGCTTCaatccattgaaaagaaaaggtAAAACTACACTTTTCCTGACAGGTAAGGTTTTCAACATTACCACCACCTAATGTTTCTCTTTAGTCGATTAGTCTAACAATGTAACTCCGAATGAGTACGTATTTGTACATCCAAAAAATCTTTTTCGGCAATGTGCGAGCAACTTTTGATTTCTGGAGATTTAGTCATCTCATCGCCAGAATTATTGTAGTAGTCAGTATGAAGGCTTTTAAAGTGCTACTGTTTTATACTGTAATTTTAACAAATGATAATACAGATATGTAGATAAGGTCCTAAATAATTAAATGTGTTTTTTTCCTGTGGGAATGCTtctatttttcaatagttaGATAATGCTGCGATGCAAAAAGATTATTGTCCAAGATTGCTGTTATGGACACGGAGTAACTCACCACATAAGTAAAGTGAGCCGCATACAACAATTGGATAGTTATTAGatatattgtttgttgtCAGTTGCTCTGATGCGAGAGCTGGTAATGTTTTTGATAAGTCCGGTTGAACTTCCACGTTTCGAGTATACCTCTGTTCAATAAAGTGACATAATTCGTTGGGGTCAGTAGCCTGAATCCATGGCATTCCATCTACTGATCCAAACTTGGTAACAATGACACGGTCGTTTTCTCTTAATAAAGGATCCAATAATGGTGCTAACTTCTTCCCAGAAGTAACTGCTAAAACAAATGTTATCGGAGTTTCTCCAAATTCATGTCTCAAATATTTTGCCAATTCAATAGCTGCACTGCCGTTATGGGCCCCATCTAAGGTCAAAGTTAAAGCTATTTCACGGTTATCAAGTGCGTCACTATAGTGATACCTGACTTTATGTAATCTTCCTGGCCATGTCACAGACACTAAACCCTTCTTGAGATCACCTTCTGTTATcataatttctttacttGTTTGTAAGTAATCTAGTATGGAAATAGCTACTcttaaattaaaaatttgatattcACCATTTAAAGGTAACTTTCCAGGATTTAGAATACCCCATGAGTCAGTATCAATAGTCTTATTACCTACTAACCCATTTgtaattttcaattgacaGCCAACAGCAGCACTAGCTTTTCTAACCACATCTAAGACTGTCTCATCATTAGATCCATCGACTACAGCAAATTTTACTCCAGGTGTAATAATTCCAGCCTTTTCCATCGCAATCTGCGATAAGGTATTTCCCAAGAAACTTTCATGGTCAAGTCCAATCTTTGTGATACCACATGCCAATTTAGAAGATCCAGGAATAATATTAGTAGCGTCTAATCTACCGCCCAGACCAACCTCTAGGATACAATATCTACAATTAACctgatgaaaatatttcaaagcCGTACACGTTAGTAATTCAAATTCCgaacaatttaatttaaaCTTATCGTTAATAGTGGATAAATCTGATctaattttcttaaattcCAACTCAGGCATTGCAAC harbors:
- the MRPL31 gene encoding mitochondrial 54S ribosomal mL60 domain-containing protein (ancestral locus Anc_2.428); the encoded protein is MFGPFKATSPTLGGLLWKIPWRLSAPQKARQRERLRHVDDVIKQITMGLHVMRCEKKGISFEDAMKMKGKQLYKPRTMSLRLFNKSSFFPKENQMSSKDKYTVFDRKEKGYRKGIHKVPKWTKVSMRNNPKFF
- the CMC1 gene encoding Cmc1p (ancestral locus Anc_2.429), with the translated sequence MEQPQMQQSIKHNSPLPIWALTPGEEKKARKNLKTMAYGKCGEYIKALADCAKENGIKVFPTCDPQRIKMKDCLLFYQTDPKFLDEERDKVILEKINSLEKRLKESKLNNK
- the APL2 gene encoding Apl2p (ancestral locus Anc_2.430); this encodes MPPLDKRIKKFLKNSIRVAPKISDKGELAELRAGLVSQYPQTRKDAIKKTIQQMTLNKDVSTLFPDILKNMATNDIEQKKLVYLYVMNYAETHPELCILAVNTFVTDAQDPNPLIRCMAIRTMSMIRVDKILEYIETPLRRTLQDDNPYVRKTAVICVAKLFQLNKDLCIELGVLEDLQSALDDSNPMVVANATASLSEINDMDPNVIDLKTLIQSHVSQFLMALNECTEWARITILGALSEYSAKDSLEAQDIIDRVTAHLQHVNPAVVLATIKVIIKNLPEVEISANGLTMKKLSSALVSLMSSPSEMQYVALKNIRIILEKYPEILSKELRIFYIKFNDPLYVKVEKIDILVRLVDPTNLKQCALLLTEMKEYSMEFEPEFVSRAIQGLAQLGIKYSDERFVQKILDTLLELVERDQDSIKDDCCISMCNLLRHSPSNEKLAEQVCSLLNSWSEPDAILRTDSAKCNYVWLMGQYPQFFPSLQAKMDIFVKLFKQEESLTQMSILITVVKLHSKLPGTMLQHVLELATQETNELDVRDMAMMYWRCLSMDNSEQLVNDLCKTIPPQIENTLDKFSPELLEKLLLELGTISSIYFKPQSDRRRRTITYQNIVKGKHIDELQDLAKNEIESKGNNDVLLDFDDDDDNGEGDDDDDIEMNSTSNGNSHLADLDDLFDFGTAPTTSEINNGVSNLNIRSDSSNTQSQNNPKLSSNTQDLLELF
- the NCAS0A04270 gene encoding 40S ribosomal protein RACK1 (ancestral locus Anc_2.431), whose amino-acid sequence is MSSNEVLVLRGTLEGHNGWVTSLATSAGQPNLLLSGSRDKTLISWKLTGDDQKFGVPVRSFKGHSHIVQDCTLTQDGAYALSASWDKTLRLWDVATGETYQRFVGHKSDVMSVAIDRKASMIISGSRDKTIKVWTIKGQCLATLLGHNDWVSQVRIAPTDQNDDSVTVISAGNDKMVKAWNLNQFQIEADFVGHNGNVNTVTASPDGTLIASAGKDGEIMLWNLAEKKAMYTLSAQDEVFALAFSPNRYWLAAATASGIKIFCLDPQSLVDDLRPEFAGYNKSAEPHAVSLAWSADGQTLFAGYTDSVIRVWQVMTAN
- the OCT1 gene encoding metalloendopeptidase (ancestral locus Anc_2.432); its protein translation is MLKTLPVRKSVVLPFLFNGLKRSCYSTIIPPWKPLSSEDQLKKAFDDADYWNNLTSRERGYKEKLLSKFTRLPEEKGLFLNPYLTSPKGLKEFSNKSLEKARSLVDTMKNDRSFKGEMGFIMNLDRLSDTLCRVIDLCEFIRSTHPDEAFVKAAQDCHEQMFEFMNVLNTDVVLCDILKHVLNDPNINSKLTPEEIKVGKLLLEDFEKSGIYMDPNIRKQFISLSQEISLTGQDFINNIDLIKSNHVKIKCSELNKSGVNSLLLKQLPKDITGKYYKIPTSGYIPISLIRSCPDATIRAKVWASLHSCPNDQIRRLTHLVKLRAILAHLLNKCSFAKYQLEGKMAKTPQNVRDFIKTLMDYMRPKAAQELKFMADLKCKELNIPTSDSTTAILDLISPWDREYYTTIHSKAKDVNLYENHPINMYFTMGNIMKGLSHIFQRIYGIRLEAVVPEEGETWSPEVRRLNVISETEGLIGVVYCDLFERAGKTSNPAHFTVCCSRQIYPDENDLSTIQIGTNPDGTAFQLPVISLVCNFSSTLTSNDKMICLLQLNEIETLFHEMGHAMHSMLGRSRLQNVSGTRCATDFVELPSILMEHFARDKRVLHEIGFHYETNERVSEYVIEAHLKKMKFLQDCETFSQGKMAMLDQELYSENIIKDLDHVDVVKIYQTLEEDLKVLVDNKSNWCGKFGHLFGYGASYYSYLFDRAIASKVWDQLFAKDPFSREGGEKFKNCVLKWGGLRDPWHCIADVLEQPELAKGDANAMKYIGQTEGL
- the RMA1 gene encoding putative tetrahydrofolate synthase (ancestral locus Anc_2.435); this encodes MAIDLGLSRIGSLLDHIGNPHKKLKVLHIAGTNGKGSVCSYLSWILRHNQKNSHATRIGKFTSPHLIKITDSITVNNVAMPELEFKKIRSDLSTINDKFKLNCSEFELLTCTALKYFHQVNCRYCILEVGLGGRLDATNIIPGSSKLACGITKIGLDHESFLGNTLSQIAMEKAGIITPGVKFAVVDGSNDETVLDVVRKASAAVGCQLKITNGLVGNKTIDTDSWGILNPGKLPLNGEYQIFNLRVAISILDYLQTSKEIMITEGDLKKGLVSVTWPGRLHKVRYHYSDALDNREIALTLTLDGAHNGSAAIELAKYLRHEFGETPITFVLAVTSGKKLAPLLDPLLRENDRVIVTKFGSVDGMPWIQATDPNELCHFIEQRYTRNVEVQPDLSKTLPALASEQLTTNNISNNYPIVVCGSLYLCGELLRVHNSNLGQ